One window of Nitrospirota bacterium genomic DNA carries:
- a CDS encoding thermonuclease family protein — MDEIIDESVHLIITSPPYWQLKDYGNRSQIGFNDTYEEYINNLNLVWNECRRVLHKGCRLCINIGDQFARSVYYGRYKVIPIREEIIKFCETIGFDYMGAIIWQKVTTCNTTGGATIMGSFPYPRNGILKLDYEFILVFKKLGDPPKVSKEVKKKSKLTIEEWNEYFSGHWNFPGKRQEKHLAVFPEELPKRLIKMFSFAGDTVLDPFLGSGTTCLAAENLDRNSMGYEINEDFLPAIKSKLKASDIKIIKQEKLNLNFKEEINKLPYVFKDPVKFDKKIDPKKLMFGSKIDHSDYSRETYYSVKHVINSELLVLNNGLRVRLIGIKGKKEINGEAVRFLSEKLRGQKVFMKYDSTKYDEEGNLLCYLYLKNKTFINAYLIKNGLVQVANETDFKYKHKFIAISREANAQI, encoded by the coding sequence ATGGACGAAATAATAGATGAATCCGTTCATCTTATTATTACCTCTCCACCATACTGGCAGTTAAAGGACTACGGGAATAGAAGCCAGATAGGCTTTAACGATACATATGAAGAATATATCAACAATCTCAACCTTGTCTGGAACGAATGCCGTAGGGTTTTACATAAGGGTTGCCGCCTGTGCATCAATATCGGAGACCAGTTTGCCCGCTCGGTATATTACGGCAGGTATAAGGTTATACCAATTCGAGAAGAAATAATTAAGTTTTGCGAAACTATAGGCTTTGATTATATGGGCGCAATTATCTGGCAAAAGGTGACAACCTGTAACACAACGGGCGGGGCTACCATAATGGGTTCGTTTCCTTATCCCCGGAATGGGATATTAAAGCTCGATTATGAATTCATACTTGTATTTAAAAAACTTGGCGACCCCCCTAAGGTGAGTAAAGAGGTAAAAAAGAAATCAAAACTGACTATTGAGGAATGGAATGAGTATTTTTCCGGTCATTGGAATTTCCCGGGCAAACGGCAGGAAAAGCATCTTGCAGTATTCCCCGAAGAACTCCCTAAAAGGCTGATTAAGATGTTCAGCTTTGCCGGTGATACAGTTCTTGATCCATTCCTTGGAAGCGGGACAACTTGCCTTGCGGCTGAGAATCTTGATAGAAACTCTATGGGCTATGAGATTAATGAAGACTTCCTGCCGGCAATAAAATCAAAGCTGAAAGCCTCCGATATTAAAATCATAAAACAGGAAAAACTTAACCTGAACTTCAAAGAAGAAATAAACAAACTTCCATATGTTTTTAAAGACCCTGTTAAGTTCGATAAAAAGATTGACCCTAAGAAATTAATGTTCGGCTCAAAAATAGACCATTCAGACTATAGCCGCGAAACCTACTATTCGGTAAAACATGTAATTAATTCTGAGCTTCTGGTACTCAATAACGGCCTGAGGGTCAGGCTTATCGGCATAAAAGGAAAAAAAGAAATAAATGGAGAAGCCGTAAGATTCCTTTCGGAAAAACTAAGGGGGCAAAAGGTCTTTATGAAATATGACAGCACTAAATATGATGAGGAAGGGAATTTATTGTGTTACCTGTATTTGAAAAATAAGACTTTTATTAATGCTTATTTAATTAAAAACGGCTTGGTGCAGGTGGCCAATGAAACTGATTTTAAGTATAAACATAAATTTATAGCCATTTCGAGAGAAGCCAATGCCCAAATCTGA